A section of the Delphinus delphis chromosome 1, mDelDel1.2, whole genome shotgun sequence genome encodes:
- the RORC gene encoding nuclear receptor ROR-gamma isoform X2 codes for MDRAPQRHHRASQELLAAKKTHTSQIEVIPCKICGDKSSGIHYGVITCEGCKGFFRRSQQCNVAYSCTRQQNCPIDRTSRNRCQHCRLQKCLALGMSRDAVKFGRMSKKQRDSLHAEVQKQLQQRQQQQREQAAKTPPAGAQGADPLACTLGLPDGQLPLGSSPDLPEASACPPSLLRAPGCGPSYSNSLAKAGLNGASYHLEYSPERGKTDGRENCYGSGSQPTPDRCGLHFEDPRHPGLGEPGRGPDSYFSPSFRSTPEAPYASLTEIEHLVQNVCKSYRETCQLRLEDLLGQRSTVFSREEVAGYQRKSMWEMWERCAHRLTEAIQYVVEFAKRLSGFMELCQNDQIVLLKAGAMEVVLVRMCRAYNADNHTVFFEGCSELISSIFDFSHSLSALHFSEDEIALYTALVLINANRPGLQEKRKVEQLQYSLELAFHHHLCKTHRHGILAKLPPKGKLRSLCSQHVEKLQTFQHLHPIVVQAAFPPLYKELFSTEIESPEGLSK; via the exons CACAAATTGAAGTGATCCCTTGCAAAATCTGTGGGGACAAATCATCTGGGATCCATTACGGGGTTATCACCTGTGAGGGGTGCAAG GGTTTCTTCCGCCGGAGCCAGCAGTGTAACGTGGCTTACTCCTGCACCCGTCAGCAGAACTGCCCCATTGACCGCACTAGCCGAAACCGATGCCAGCACTGCCGCCTGCAGAAATGCCTGGCCCTGGGCATGTCCCGAGACG CTGTCAAGTTTGGCCGCATGTCCAAGAAGCAAAGGGACAGCCTGCATGCTGAGGTGCAGAAACAACTGCAACAGCGGCAACAGCAGCAAAGGGAACAAGCGGCCAAGACCCCTCCTGCAGGAGCCCAAGGAGCAGACCCCCTCGCCTGCACCTTGGGGCTCCCAGATGGGCAGCTGCCCCTGGGCTCCTCGCCTGACCTGCCAGAGGCCTCAGCCTGTCCCCCCAGTCTCCTGAGAGCCCCAGGCTGCGGGCCCTCCTACTCCAACAGCTTGGCCAAGGCCGGGCTCAACGGGGCCTCGTACCACCTGGAATACAGCCCTGAGCGGGGCAAGACCGACGGCAGAGAGAACTGCTATGGCTCAGGCAGCCAGCCGACCCCTGACAGGTGTGGACTCCACTTCGAGGACCCCAGGCACCCTGGGCTTGGGGAACCAGGACGGGGCCCGGACAGCTACTTCAGCCCCAGTTTCCGCAGCACCCCAGAGGCGCCTTATGCCTCCCTGACAGAGATTG AGCATCTGGTGCAGAACGTTTGTAAGTCCTACCGAGAGACGTGTCAGCTGCGGCTGGAGGACCTGCTCGGACAGCGCTCCACCGTCTTCTCCCGAGAGGAGGTGGCCGGCTACCAGAGGAAG TCAATGTGGGAGATGTGGGAACGCTGTGCCCACCGCCTCACCGAGGCCATTCAGTACGTGGTGGAGTTCGCTAAGAGGCTCTCGGGCTTTATGGAGCTCTGCCAGAATGACCAGATCGTGCTACTCAAAGCAG gagCCATGGAAGTAGTGCTGGTCAGGATGTGCCGGGCCTACAATGCTGACAACCATACAGTCTTTTTTGAAG GCTGCAGCGAGCTCATCAGCTCCATCTTTGACTTCTCCCACTCCCTGAGTGCCTTGCATTTTTCTGAGGACGAGATTGCCCTCTACACGGCCCTCGTCCTCATCAACGCCA ACCGGCCAGGGctccaagagaaaaggaaagtagAACAGCTGCAGTACAGTCTGGAGCTGGCCTTTCATCATCATCTCTGCAAGACTCATCGCCACGGCATCCTGGCAAAG CTGCCACCcaaggggaagcttcggagcctgTGTAGCCAGCATGTGGAAAAGCTGCAAACCTTCCAGCATCTCCACCCCATCGTGGTCCAAGCTGCTTTCCCTCCACTCTACAAGGAACTCTTCAGCACTGAAATCGAGTCACCTGAGGGGCTGTCCAAGTGA
- the RORC gene encoding nuclear receptor ROR-gamma isoform X1 yields MDRAPQRHHRASQELLAAKKTHTSQIEVIPCKICGDKSSGIHYGVITCEGCKGFFRRSQQCNVAYSCTRQQNCPIDRTSRNRCQHCRLQKCLALGMSRDAVKFGRMSKKQRDSLHAEVQKQLQQRQQQQREQAAKTPPAGAQGADPLACTLGLPDGQLPLGSSPDLPEASACPPSLLRAPGCGPSYSNSLAKAGLNGASYHLEYSPERGKTDGRENCYGSGSQPTPDRCGLHFEDPRHPGLGEPGRGPDSYFSPSFRSTPEAPYASLTEIEHLVQNVCKSYRETCQLRLEDLLGQRSTVFSREEVAGYQRKSMWEMWERCAHRLTEAIQYVVEFAKRLSGFMELCQNDQIVLLKAGAMEVVLVRMCRAYNADNHTVFFEGKYGGMELFRALGCSELISSIFDFSHSLSALHFSEDEIALYTALVLINANRPGLQEKRKVEQLQYSLELAFHHHLCKTHRHGILAKLPPKGKLRSLCSQHVEKLQTFQHLHPIVVQAAFPPLYKELFSTEIESPEGLSK; encoded by the exons CACAAATTGAAGTGATCCCTTGCAAAATCTGTGGGGACAAATCATCTGGGATCCATTACGGGGTTATCACCTGTGAGGGGTGCAAG GGTTTCTTCCGCCGGAGCCAGCAGTGTAACGTGGCTTACTCCTGCACCCGTCAGCAGAACTGCCCCATTGACCGCACTAGCCGAAACCGATGCCAGCACTGCCGCCTGCAGAAATGCCTGGCCCTGGGCATGTCCCGAGACG CTGTCAAGTTTGGCCGCATGTCCAAGAAGCAAAGGGACAGCCTGCATGCTGAGGTGCAGAAACAACTGCAACAGCGGCAACAGCAGCAAAGGGAACAAGCGGCCAAGACCCCTCCTGCAGGAGCCCAAGGAGCAGACCCCCTCGCCTGCACCTTGGGGCTCCCAGATGGGCAGCTGCCCCTGGGCTCCTCGCCTGACCTGCCAGAGGCCTCAGCCTGTCCCCCCAGTCTCCTGAGAGCCCCAGGCTGCGGGCCCTCCTACTCCAACAGCTTGGCCAAGGCCGGGCTCAACGGGGCCTCGTACCACCTGGAATACAGCCCTGAGCGGGGCAAGACCGACGGCAGAGAGAACTGCTATGGCTCAGGCAGCCAGCCGACCCCTGACAGGTGTGGACTCCACTTCGAGGACCCCAGGCACCCTGGGCTTGGGGAACCAGGACGGGGCCCGGACAGCTACTTCAGCCCCAGTTTCCGCAGCACCCCAGAGGCGCCTTATGCCTCCCTGACAGAGATTG AGCATCTGGTGCAGAACGTTTGTAAGTCCTACCGAGAGACGTGTCAGCTGCGGCTGGAGGACCTGCTCGGACAGCGCTCCACCGTCTTCTCCCGAGAGGAGGTGGCCGGCTACCAGAGGAAG TCAATGTGGGAGATGTGGGAACGCTGTGCCCACCGCCTCACCGAGGCCATTCAGTACGTGGTGGAGTTCGCTAAGAGGCTCTCGGGCTTTATGGAGCTCTGCCAGAATGACCAGATCGTGCTACTCAAAGCAG gagCCATGGAAGTAGTGCTGGTCAGGATGTGCCGGGCCTACAATGCTGACAACCATACAGTCTTTTTTGAAGGCAAATACGGTGGCATGGAGCTCTTCCGAGCCttgg GCTGCAGCGAGCTCATCAGCTCCATCTTTGACTTCTCCCACTCCCTGAGTGCCTTGCATTTTTCTGAGGACGAGATTGCCCTCTACACGGCCCTCGTCCTCATCAACGCCA ACCGGCCAGGGctccaagagaaaaggaaagtagAACAGCTGCAGTACAGTCTGGAGCTGGCCTTTCATCATCATCTCTGCAAGACTCATCGCCACGGCATCCTGGCAAAG CTGCCACCcaaggggaagcttcggagcctgTGTAGCCAGCATGTGGAAAAGCTGCAAACCTTCCAGCATCTCCACCCCATCGTGGTCCAAGCTGCTTTCCCTCCACTCTACAAGGAACTCTTCAGCACTGAAATCGAGTCACCTGAGGGGCTGTCCAAGTGA